From Azospirillum sp. TSA2s, a single genomic window includes:
- a CDS encoding TIGR03032 family protein, producing MAAEERSHPVLAHPMLQGTPNLPDWLETVGCAIAFSTYETHRLFFLGLGEDGRLKAHERMVQRCQGLCVDGAALWVAGQSHLWRFSNMLQPFGRTPSGADRLYVPRLGYMTGDVDIHDIAVGHDGVLIFVNTRFSCLAVPDADRGFRPVWKPAFISALRNEDRCHLNGMALGEDGRPLFATALGRCDVIEGWRERRTDGGVLIDVPSGEVACAGLSMPHSPRWHRGRLWLLNSGTGELGTVDASGRFTPVCFCPGFARGLAFLGKWAVVGLSRPRGDHGTLSALPLEAALNRAGVSAQCGLAVVDTDSGTVAHMLWLHHTVNELYDVAILPGVRRAEAVGLLDARALAEAVTTPTDVPN from the coding sequence ATGGCAGCCGAAGAACGATCCCATCCCGTGCTGGCCCATCCCATGCTGCAGGGCACACCGAACCTGCCCGATTGGCTGGAGACGGTCGGCTGCGCGATCGCATTTTCGACCTACGAGACGCACAGGCTGTTCTTCCTTGGGCTGGGAGAGGATGGGCGTCTGAAGGCCCATGAGCGGATGGTGCAGCGTTGCCAGGGCCTGTGTGTCGACGGGGCAGCGCTGTGGGTCGCCGGACAGTCCCACCTCTGGCGTTTCTCCAATATGTTGCAACCGTTCGGCCGTACGCCGTCGGGCGCGGACCGTCTTTACGTGCCGCGATTGGGCTACATGACCGGCGACGTCGATATCCACGACATCGCGGTCGGGCATGACGGCGTTCTGATCTTCGTCAACACGCGCTTCAGTTGTCTTGCCGTTCCCGACGCCGACCGGGGATTCCGTCCGGTCTGGAAGCCCGCCTTTATTTCCGCCCTGCGCAACGAGGACCGCTGCCATCTGAACGGGATGGCACTCGGCGAAGACGGCCGGCCGCTGTTTGCGACGGCGTTGGGCCGCTGCGATGTCATCGAGGGCTGGCGCGAGCGCCGGACCGACGGCGGCGTGCTGATCGATGTTCCATCGGGCGAGGTTGCCTGCGCTGGGTTGTCGATGCCCCATTCCCCCCGCTGGCACCGCGGCCGGCTGTGGCTGCTCAATTCCGGCACCGGCGAGCTTGGAACGGTGGACGCAAGCGGTCGCTTCACGCCGGTCTGCTTCTGCCCCGGCTTCGCGCGCGGATTGGCCTTCCTTGGGAAATGGGCGGTTGTCGGGCTGTCGCGTCCACGCGGCGATCACGGAACGCTGAGCGCGTTGCCGCTTGAGGCGGCCCTGAACCGGGCCGGAGTTTCCGCTCAATGCGGCTTGGCCGTGGTGGACACCGACAGTGGAACCGTGGCGCACATGCTGTGGCTCCATCACACCGTCAACGAGTTGTACGACGTCGCCATCCTTCCCGGTGTGCGCCGTGCGGAGGCGGTGGGGCTGCTCGACGCGCGGGCGCTGGCCGAAGCGGTGACCACTCCAACAGACGTTCCGAATTGA
- a CDS encoding tetratricopeptide repeat protein, giving the protein MPDPTAGFTDQAVVLTHRGAAALADGQETLAVSCFTTAAILAPHRASIWHNLGEARRALGQAAGAARAYHHALRLRPAYPRAWAGLASLLHKSRRFKAAARASMRALALDPGFAEGWSVVGSILLERRAMERLPIILHRVVRLAPDSPPAWLALAGGLGDTAEPTLPLACALRAVALSPDRPAGYVNHAGLLIRQGRLDAAKAMHDRLRRLAPLEGYAEAGDSLLATLRGDFAAAVSLARRSLVLQPASPTALINLSLAEHGRGQAERARRGNERAMVLHPESDVARFNLSMVLLADGDFANGWRLYESRWRMDRVAYPAYAPSWQGGDPAGRSFLLVAEQGQGDTLHFVRYAPMLAALGAQVHLMVQPSLVRLLSGLPGIASVRAPTEPPPKCDTCIPLLSLPLVFGTTLATIPAAVPYLRASEQDRTTWKRKLDGERRLKVGLVWAGSAHNDQFLAHMVDRRRSLPLAALAPLAGVPGVRFYSLQKGPSATEAPPSGLDLVDWMDAVGDFADTAALVAELDLVISVDTSVCHLAGALGRPVWMLSRYDSCWRWLRNRSDSPWYPTMRLFRQDRPGDWTPVILRVRAALERWAVQ; this is encoded by the coding sequence ATGCCCGACCCAACCGCCGGTTTCACCGACCAAGCCGTTGTACTCACCCACCGAGGTGCCGCCGCCCTGGCAGACGGGCAGGAAACGCTCGCCGTTTCCTGTTTCACCACGGCAGCCATACTGGCACCGCATCGGGCAAGCATCTGGCACAATCTCGGCGAAGCGCGGCGCGCCCTGGGCCAGGCAGCCGGTGCGGCGCGGGCTTACCATCACGCCTTGCGGCTGCGTCCGGCCTACCCGAGGGCTTGGGCCGGACTGGCCTCGCTGCTGCACAAAAGCCGGCGCTTCAAGGCGGCGGCGCGGGCGTCGATGCGGGCGTTGGCTCTCGACCCAGGCTTTGCCGAAGGCTGGTCGGTCGTCGGTTCGATCCTGCTGGAACGGCGGGCAATGGAGCGCCTGCCGATCATCCTGCATCGGGTGGTACGGCTGGCGCCGGACAGCCCGCCGGCGTGGCTCGCGCTGGCCGGCGGGCTCGGGGATACGGCAGAGCCGACGCTGCCGCTCGCCTGCGCGCTGCGCGCGGTTGCGCTGTCGCCCGACCGGCCGGCCGGCTATGTGAACCATGCCGGGCTCCTGATCAGGCAGGGCAGGCTCGACGCGGCCAAGGCGATGCATGACCGGTTGCGCCGCTTGGCTCCGCTGGAGGGATATGCCGAGGCCGGCGACAGTCTGCTGGCAACCTTGCGCGGCGACTTCGCTGCGGCGGTGTCGCTGGCCCGTCGGTCTCTGGTCCTGCAACCGGCTTCCCCGACCGCACTCATCAACCTGTCCCTGGCAGAACATGGCCGCGGACAGGCGGAGCGGGCGCGCCGCGGCAACGAGCGCGCCATGGTGCTCCATCCCGAAAGCGACGTTGCACGCTTCAACCTGTCTATGGTGCTGCTGGCGGATGGCGACTTCGCCAATGGCTGGCGTCTCTATGAATCCCGCTGGCGGATGGACCGTGTTGCCTATCCGGCATATGCCCCAAGCTGGCAAGGCGGCGACCCGGCGGGACGCTCATTCCTTCTGGTGGCCGAACAGGGGCAAGGAGATACGCTGCATTTCGTCCGCTATGCCCCGATGCTGGCCGCACTCGGCGCCCAAGTCCATCTGATGGTCCAACCGTCACTGGTCCGGCTGCTGTCGGGGCTCCCCGGTATCGCCTCGGTCCGGGCGCCCACGGAACCGCCACCGAAATGCGATACCTGCATTCCGCTGCTCAGCCTGCCCTTGGTGTTCGGCACCACACTGGCAACCATCCCGGCAGCCGTTCCCTATCTGCGCGCATCCGAGCAGGATCGCACCACCTGGAAACGGAAGCTCGACGGAGAGCGCCGCTTGAAGGTCGGGCTGGTCTGGGCCGGTTCGGCGCACAACGACCAGTTCCTGGCCCACATGGTCGACCGGCGGCGAAGCCTGCCGCTTGCCGCGTTGGCCCCGCTGGCCGGCGTTCCGGGCGTGCGATTCTACAGCCTGCAAAAAGGCCCGTCGGCGACCGAAGCGCCGCCGTCCGGTCTCGACCTTGTCGACTGGATGGATGCGGTTGGCGATTTCGCCGACACCGCCGCGCTTGTCGCGGAGCTCGACCTGGTCATCAGCGTCGATACTTCGGTGTGCCATCTGGCCGGCGCACTGGGTCGCCCGGTCTGGATGCTGTCGCGCTACGATTCCTGCTGGCGCTGGCTGCGCAACCGGTCGGACAGTCCGTGGTATCCGACCATGCGCTTGTTCCGCCAGGATCGGCCGGGTGACTGGACCCCCGTCATCCTTCGCGTCCGCGCCGCCCTGGAGCGTTGGGCGGTGCAGTGA